A window of the Nocardia sp. NBC_01329 genome harbors these coding sequences:
- a CDS encoding enoyl-CoA hydratase/isomerase family protein, translated as MSPNVTVTVEDKIATISLTDVDRMNALTSATISELISAFEAAHHDNDIWVVVLRAEGDRGFCVGRDLREVRANDLSHPGTADSLPMHGLERNLFEVIVECAKPVIAAIFGHTLGGGAELALAADIRIAADNLSIGFPEVTRGFGANFASVVLPRIVPLGVANDLLFTGRRIGASEASAVHLVNRVVPPAALDRAARDYAETLRSNAPLTIRRYKAMGTRAQGLPLAAALRLDAPPNPYLSEDRREGIAAFLEKRSPEWAAR; from the coding sequence ATGAGTCCCAACGTCACCGTGACAGTCGAGGACAAGATCGCGACCATCTCCCTCACCGACGTGGACCGGATGAACGCACTGACCTCGGCGACCATCAGTGAGCTCATCTCGGCTTTCGAAGCCGCACACCACGATAACGATATCTGGGTCGTGGTATTGCGAGCCGAGGGTGACCGGGGGTTCTGCGTCGGACGTGACCTGCGCGAGGTGCGGGCGAACGATCTGTCGCATCCGGGGACAGCGGATTCACTGCCGATGCACGGGCTGGAACGCAACCTTTTCGAGGTGATCGTCGAATGCGCCAAACCGGTGATCGCGGCGATCTTCGGGCATACGCTGGGCGGCGGCGCGGAGCTGGCGCTGGCCGCCGATATCCGGATCGCCGCCGATAATCTGTCGATCGGGTTCCCCGAGGTGACAAGGGGATTCGGTGCCAACTTCGCGTCGGTCGTGCTGCCACGAATCGTGCCGCTGGGTGTAGCAAACGATCTGCTGTTCACCGGCCGCAGGATCGGAGCGTCGGAGGCATCGGCTGTCCACCTCGTCAACCGGGTCGTTCCGCCGGCCGCCCTGGACCGCGCGGCACGTGACTACGCCGAGACCTTACGCTCGAACGCGCCGTTGACGATTCGCCGATACAAGGCCATGGGGACCAGGGCCCAGGGGCTACCGCTGGCTGCGGCGCTGCGCCTGGACGCACCCCCGAACCCCTATCTGAGTGAAGACCGAAGAGAAGGTATCGCCGCCTTCCTGGAGAAGCGCAGCCCGGAGTGGGCGGCTCGTTGA
- a CDS encoding SDR family NAD(P)-dependent oxidoreductase gives MDLGLRGKVFLVTGGTRGIGLATTRALLEEGADVLVAARTAASIDRARAELAEHPRADFVQVDLRDPEGGRRAVTAAVERFGPLDGVVNNASGFSIDHGHPDRAAWLELFELKVLGYEAVIQAALEHLRDGGSIVSISGIASMRYWPLSPHVSAVNSAVEALTRHYAAALVGRRIRVNTVVPGTTATDRYEGRVERARAQAGVDAETARKQIDSTVPLGRPVDPTEIAATIVYLSSRLSASTTGATVVVDGGAVVVPDSALPSAGSR, from the coding sequence ATGGATCTCGGGTTGCGCGGCAAGGTCTTCTTGGTTACCGGAGGTACTCGCGGCATAGGTTTGGCGACCACGCGCGCACTCCTGGAAGAAGGCGCCGATGTCCTCGTCGCGGCGCGGACCGCGGCTTCGATAGATCGGGCACGGGCCGAACTCGCCGAACATCCTCGAGCCGACTTCGTACAGGTCGATCTGAGGGACCCAGAAGGTGGCCGACGCGCGGTCACGGCCGCGGTCGAGCGATTCGGCCCGTTGGACGGTGTGGTGAACAATGCGTCCGGCTTCTCGATAGACCATGGGCACCCGGACCGGGCCGCGTGGCTGGAACTGTTCGAATTGAAGGTGCTCGGCTATGAAGCCGTGATCCAGGCGGCTCTGGAGCACCTCCGCGACGGCGGCAGCATCGTCAGCATTTCCGGAATTGCCTCCATGCGGTACTGGCCGCTGTCGCCGCATGTCAGCGCTGTCAACTCGGCGGTGGAGGCGTTGACACGTCACTATGCGGCCGCGCTGGTCGGCCGCCGGATCCGGGTCAACACGGTCGTTCCGGGCACGACTGCCACCGACCGCTACGAGGGACGGGTCGAGCGGGCCCGCGCGCAGGCCGGGGTGGATGCCGAGACAGCCAGAAAACAGATAGACAGTACGGTCCCGCTGGGGCGCCCGGTCGATCCGACCGAGATCGCGGCCACGATCGTCTATCTCTCCTCACGACTGTCGGCGAGCACGACCGGCGCGACTGTCGTCGTCGACGGGGGCGCTGTCGTCGTTCCCGATTCGGCGCTGCCGTCCGCTGGTTCTCGATGA
- a CDS encoding MFS transporter codes for MATQDSLQNVSVPKVAFASFIGTLIEFFDMFIFGTASALVFNKLFFPDLDPLTGTLASFAAFGVAFVVRPLGGAVFGHFGDRIGRKSMLVISLVLMGGGTAAVGLLPTYAQIGIWAPILLVVTRMFQGLAIGGEWSGAVLMAVEHSPPGKRAFYGSWPLCGVPAGLVLATTAFYFVQLLPEDEMLSWGWRIPFLSSAFLLLVGLYIRLRVTESPAFRAVRDKRQESRFPAVELLRTAKVSTLTAIMAMAVNSVVFYMATVFALSYGADQDGLTRGSMLVSIMIAALLQIVALPTAAILADRHGRRPVLLAGCVMAAAAAFPIFWLIDTGNTVAATISMIIAVSIVHSTAYAPMASFISELFETRLRFSGSAIGYQVGSMIWSGPVPFVAAALFAWSGSSWPLSVYIVIVSLISFTAIYLSRESYRDDITQSDHASEIAVPETVAVRQQ; via the coding sequence ATGGCCACTCAGGATTCACTTCAGAACGTGTCGGTTCCGAAGGTCGCCTTCGCGAGTTTCATCGGGACACTGATCGAATTCTTCGACATGTTCATCTTCGGGACAGCCTCCGCGCTGGTCTTCAACAAACTGTTCTTTCCGGATCTGGACCCACTCACGGGCACACTCGCCTCGTTCGCGGCTTTCGGCGTCGCATTCGTGGTGCGACCGCTGGGCGGCGCGGTATTCGGGCATTTCGGTGACCGAATAGGCCGTAAATCCATGCTGGTGATCAGCCTGGTGCTGATGGGTGGTGGAACAGCAGCAGTAGGGCTGCTACCGACCTACGCACAGATCGGGATCTGGGCACCGATCCTGCTGGTCGTCACCCGCATGTTCCAAGGTCTGGCGATCGGCGGTGAATGGAGCGGTGCGGTCCTGATGGCCGTGGAACATTCCCCGCCGGGCAAACGAGCCTTCTACGGTAGCTGGCCACTGTGCGGAGTTCCCGCGGGCCTCGTTTTGGCCACCACCGCCTTCTACTTCGTTCAGCTGCTTCCCGAGGACGAAATGCTGAGCTGGGGATGGCGCATCCCGTTCCTCTCCAGCGCATTTCTACTGCTCGTGGGGCTGTACATCAGGCTGCGGGTCACGGAGTCCCCCGCGTTCCGGGCGGTGCGCGACAAGCGGCAGGAGTCGAGGTTCCCGGCGGTCGAGTTGCTGCGTACCGCGAAGGTTTCGACCTTGACCGCGATCATGGCCATGGCGGTCAACAGCGTGGTTTTCTACATGGCGACGGTTTTCGCATTGAGCTACGGCGCCGATCAAGACGGGCTGACGAGGGGCTCGATGCTGGTCTCGATCATGATCGCGGCGCTGCTGCAGATCGTGGCATTGCCGACGGCGGCAATCCTCGCCGACCGCCACGGACGGCGCCCGGTGCTACTCGCCGGATGTGTGATGGCGGCGGCGGCCGCTTTCCCGATCTTCTGGTTGATCGATACCGGGAATACCGTTGCGGCGACCATTTCGATGATCATCGCGGTATCGATCGTTCACTCGACCGCATACGCACCGATGGCGAGTTTCATCTCCGAGCTTTTCGAAACTCGACTCCGATTCAGTGGTTCCGCGATCGGCTATCAGGTCGGCTCGATGATCTGGAGCGGACCGGTGCCGTTCGTGGCGGCAGCGCTCTTCGCGTGGTCCGGATCCAGCTGGCCGCTTTCGGTCTACATAGTGATCGTCAGTCTGATCTCCTTTACCGCCATCTACCTCAGTCGCGAGTCGTATCGGGATGACATCACGCAATCGGATCACGCTTCGGAAATCGCTGTCCCGGAAACTGTCGCTGTGAGACAGCAGTAG
- a CDS encoding acetate--CoA ligase family protein, whose translation MTVVETDSAPTQYDMGALLNPRRIAVVGANDRSEAFTGGTVVNLRRHGYTGEVYPINPRRDVVGGYRAYPDLGSLPGPIDQAVIVVKADSVVPMLDEAVAAGARAAIVISSGFGEGAAGAEGRRRAAQLRDFLSQHPIPLLGPSTTGLVNLNDNFVPRAVTNHLEPARLRTGPVALISQSGAANNAVFNRAQSHGVGVGLAVATGVQADIGVWDIARVAVDDPRITVLAMLVEDLGAPADYESVLRSAARVGKPVVLLRTGRSAVGRSAIATHTGSLAGNWAVEREMMEALGVILAADLDQLWEIAAIATHWGAPPCSRVALGVIGMSGGEGAVIADHADEAGIAMPEVSVAFTELVGEKLTLAGAGNPFDPTGEAIGRQQNALDAMTGFITLNDYDVYLLALNAQAVPAEGGLLDQLLDGLSATGSRIGISYWDIPGYSDGLADRLTTFAGPVLPSSARMIDAIGAWSRGRAVAPGREPERPAAALVADHAVDYWTARSALSEIGVPFADAALVHDGQAAMRAARTIGYPVVLKANVESTVHKAAAGLVRLGVTDEDSVARHFTELCDAGNGVVVEKAVLSTSSLIVGTVFDPHVGSVVMVGSGGGAAEQLRDTAVCPTRLLTASAARDTLRRCAMGRFLEDREPERFTQVAELLIALGRAVDGQMISVDLNPVVVTPTGIVALDARIENSGQQS comes from the coding sequence ATGACCGTTGTCGAGACCGATTCCGCACCTACGCAGTACGACATGGGTGCGTTGCTGAATCCGCGACGCATCGCGGTAGTGGGCGCCAACGATCGCAGTGAGGCCTTCACCGGTGGCACCGTCGTCAACCTCCGCCGGCACGGGTACACCGGCGAGGTGTATCCGATCAACCCGCGGCGGGATGTCGTCGGCGGCTACCGGGCCTACCCGGACCTCGGTTCGCTGCCGGGACCGATCGACCAGGCGGTGATCGTCGTGAAGGCCGATTCGGTGGTGCCGATGCTGGATGAGGCGGTGGCCGCGGGAGCCCGCGCGGCGATCGTCATCTCCTCGGGCTTCGGCGAGGGCGCGGCCGGCGCGGAGGGCCGGCGACGGGCCGCGCAGTTGCGGGATTTCCTTTCGCAGCATCCGATTCCGCTCCTGGGTCCGTCGACGACCGGGCTGGTGAACCTCAATGACAACTTCGTGCCGCGCGCGGTCACCAACCATCTCGAACCGGCGCGGCTCCGTACCGGACCGGTGGCGCTGATCTCGCAGTCGGGCGCCGCGAACAATGCGGTGTTCAACCGGGCGCAATCGCACGGTGTCGGTGTCGGGCTCGCTGTCGCCACCGGTGTTCAGGCCGATATCGGGGTCTGGGATATCGCACGGGTGGCGGTCGACGATCCGCGTATCACCGTGCTGGCCATGCTGGTCGAGGATCTGGGCGCGCCCGCGGATTACGAGAGTGTGCTGCGGTCCGCGGCACGGGTGGGCAAGCCGGTGGTGCTGCTGCGGACCGGCCGCAGTGCGGTGGGAAGGTCCGCGATCGCCACCCACACCGGGTCGCTGGCGGGCAATTGGGCCGTCGAGCGGGAGATGATGGAGGCGCTGGGCGTCATCCTGGCCGCCGACCTCGACCAGCTGTGGGAGATCGCCGCGATCGCGACGCACTGGGGGGCCCCTCCCTGCAGTCGGGTCGCTCTCGGCGTGATCGGTATGTCGGGCGGGGAAGGCGCCGTGATCGCCGACCACGCCGACGAAGCCGGGATCGCGATGCCCGAGGTATCCGTGGCCTTCACCGAACTGGTCGGCGAGAAACTGACGCTGGCGGGCGCGGGCAACCCGTTCGATCCGACCGGGGAGGCGATCGGTCGGCAACAGAATGCCCTGGACGCCATGACAGGCTTCATCACCCTCAACGACTACGACGTATACCTGCTGGCATTGAACGCGCAGGCGGTCCCCGCCGAAGGGGGGCTGCTCGATCAGCTGTTGGACGGACTGTCCGCGACCGGGAGCCGGATCGGCATCTCGTACTGGGATATTCCCGGATACTCCGATGGCCTGGCCGATCGGTTGACGACATTCGCCGGACCGGTTCTACCCAGCTCGGCGCGGATGATCGACGCGATCGGCGCCTGGTCGAGAGGCCGAGCCGTCGCACCGGGCCGGGAACCCGAGCGGCCGGCCGCGGCGCTGGTGGCCGATCATGCGGTGGATTACTGGACCGCGAGATCGGCGCTGAGCGAGATAGGAGTGCCGTTCGCCGACGCGGCGCTGGTACACGACGGACAGGCCGCGATGAGGGCAGCCCGGACGATCGGGTATCCGGTGGTGCTGAAGGCGAACGTCGAGAGCACCGTGCACAAGGCAGCGGCGGGGCTGGTCCGTCTCGGGGTCACCGATGAGGATTCCGTGGCGCGGCATTTCACCGAGCTGTGTGACGCCGGGAACGGGGTCGTGGTGGAGAAGGCGGTGCTCTCGACCTCCTCGCTCATTGTGGGCACGGTGTTCGATCCGCACGTGGGGTCGGTGGTGATGGTGGGCAGTGGCGGCGGCGCCGCGGAGCAACTGCGGGATACGGCGGTATGTCCCACCCGGTTGCTGACCGCATCGGCCGCGCGGGACACGCTGCGCAGGTGCGCGATGGGAAGATTCCTCGAAGATCGTGAACCGGAGCGATTCACCCAGGTGGCCGAACTTCTCATCGCTCTCGGCCGGGCAGTCGACGGGCAGATGATCTCCGTGGACCTCAATCCCGTGGTTGTCACCCCGACGGGAATCGTCGCACTCGACGCCCGTATCGAGAATTCGGGGCAACAATCATGA
- a CDS encoding MmgE/PrpD family protein, producing the protein MTRAMRAGAGEQLWHAIRDTAESADQVTLQRAAGCLAVGLADMVASARDSIHDGAARVLAAAPGACTVSGADEGAHLTGAATANAYLMHARLTDDSFMVAAHPGLTVIPVALAAAEHALRIGSGRVDGEHLLRAVIGGYECACVLAERLLPEVSRRGWRVTAVIAPLAAAATAALVLRSSDEVACSALGLASAGTGGPLGVVSTEGDGWRLQPALAVQAGVSAALAAAAGLRSAADALTAEHSFYALFGGVRGAEDRNPVQPPAIHRVTFKRYPVAMFGQSIFAAIRTLPPIAGIADRIDVEVAPFAAQYGNQRGGSTTSIASVEGITLAALQRFLPDLDIGSGTRRVPVRVSGDSVLPDLAARIELTLIDGQRFSVTGDGDTSGWRIGDFADHCRDLLGAEGTLLCDAAAALLEPTGIDRLLELWRATR; encoded by the coding sequence ATGACACGAGCGATGCGCGCAGGTGCCGGCGAACAACTGTGGCACGCGATCCGCGACACCGCGGAATCGGCCGATCAGGTGACGCTGCAGCGTGCGGCGGGATGTCTGGCGGTCGGGCTCGCCGATATGGTCGCGTCCGCCCGGGACTCGATACATGATGGGGCCGCGCGAGTGCTCGCCGCGGCCCCCGGCGCGTGCACCGTCAGCGGCGCGGACGAAGGCGCACATCTCACGGGCGCTGCCACCGCCAACGCCTATCTGATGCACGCCCGGCTCACCGACGACTCTTTCATGGTGGCCGCGCACCCCGGACTGACCGTGATTCCGGTAGCACTGGCCGCCGCCGAACACGCATTGCGCATCGGATCGGGAAGAGTGGACGGTGAGCATCTGCTCCGAGCGGTCATCGGCGGCTATGAATGCGCCTGCGTGCTCGCCGAACGGCTGTTGCCGGAGGTATCCCGCCGGGGCTGGCGGGTGACCGCGGTGATCGCGCCGCTGGCTGCCGCAGCCACGGCGGCGCTGGTCCTGCGATCGTCCGACGAGGTCGCGTGCTCGGCCCTGGGGTTGGCCTCGGCCGGTACCGGCGGTCCACTCGGCGTGGTGTCGACCGAGGGTGACGGCTGGCGATTGCAACCCGCATTGGCCGTCCAGGCCGGCGTGTCCGCCGCGCTGGCCGCGGCCGCGGGTCTGCGCTCAGCTGCCGACGCCTTGACTGCCGAACACAGCTTCTACGCATTGTTCGGTGGCGTACGCGGAGCCGAGGATCGCAATCCGGTTCAACCGCCCGCGATTCACCGGGTGACATTCAAGCGGTACCCGGTCGCGATGTTCGGCCAATCGATCTTCGCCGCTATTCGGACCTTGCCCCCGATCGCCGGCATCGCCGACCGGATCGATGTCGAGGTGGCGCCGTTCGCCGCGCAATACGGCAACCAGCGCGGCGGTTCGACGACATCGATAGCCAGTGTCGAGGGCATCACTCTCGCGGCCCTACAGCGGTTTCTTCCCGACCTGGATATCGGATCCGGAACCCGCCGAGTTCCCGTTCGAGTATCAGGGGATTCGGTATTGCCGGATCTGGCCGCCCGCATAGAACTCACCCTGATCGACGGGCAGCGGTTCTCGGTGACCGGCGACGGCGATACCAGCGGCTGGCGGATCGGCGATTTCGCCGATCACTGCCGCGATCTGCTCGGTGCGGAAGGAACGCTCTTGTGCGATGCCGCCGCGGCGCTCCTCGAGCCAACCGGGATCGACCGGTTGCTCGAGCTGTGGCGAGCTACCCGGTGA
- a CDS encoding enoyl-CoA hydratase-related protein, translating into MTELVHLDVDTSIATVTLDSPSNRNALSRRLVAELHAHLSTAVNAAQVRAVVITGTGPVFCAGGDLKEMSRTVALDQPGLPSFADVLGLIMECPIPVVVKMNGPARAGGLGIVAAGDIAIAPATATFAFSEVKIGVAPAMIAVPCTRRMTPRSISRYFLTGESFDAATAEQVGLVSIVTDDVDSACAGIVGALRGAGPNALRAAKELIPVARNLELGDALATMEKESARLFASNEGQEGMAAFVAKRKPEWAQFD; encoded by the coding sequence GTGACCGAGTTAGTGCATCTGGACGTCGATACTTCGATCGCCACCGTCACCCTCGACTCGCCGTCCAATCGCAATGCGCTCTCACGCCGGCTGGTGGCGGAACTGCACGCCCATCTGAGTACCGCGGTGAACGCCGCGCAGGTGCGTGCGGTGGTCATCACCGGGACCGGACCGGTCTTCTGCGCGGGCGGGGACCTGAAAGAGATGAGCCGGACCGTCGCCCTCGACCAGCCGGGACTGCCGTCGTTCGCGGACGTACTCGGGCTGATCATGGAATGCCCGATCCCGGTGGTGGTCAAAATGAATGGGCCGGCGCGGGCGGGCGGACTCGGGATCGTCGCCGCCGGCGATATCGCGATAGCCCCGGCCACGGCGACATTCGCGTTCAGCGAGGTGAAAATCGGGGTGGCGCCCGCGATGATCGCCGTACCGTGCACTCGGCGAATGACTCCACGAAGCATCTCTCGATATTTCCTCACCGGAGAGAGCTTCGATGCCGCCACCGCCGAGCAGGTGGGTCTCGTCAGTATCGTCACCGACGACGTGGATTCGGCATGTGCCGGGATCGTCGGTGCGCTGCGCGGCGCCGGTCCGAACGCGCTCCGGGCCGCCAAGGAGTTGATCCCGGTCGCGCGGAATCTGGAACTCGGCGATGCCCTCGCGACAATGGAAAAGGAATCGGCCAGACTGTTCGCGAGCAACGAGGGCCAGGAAGGTATGGCCGCGTTCGTTGCGAAGCGGAAACCCGAATGGGCCCAGTTCGACTGA
- a CDS encoding ABC transporter permease yields MSLLEKRTRGIGVAGADLQGAAAPAGDGVGRVPVESAATPKKRSRWTVPTIRLALVIGVLALWELASGRVIDEFFISRPSEIAQVWLRWVGDGTLWYNASSTFLSAAIGFALGGTAAIVVGYVLGGSPRLAEIFEPFITSIYSLPKLALVPLFVMWFGIGRPLQLAICGLVVFFLMFYNTYYGIRDVDRGLIDAMRVMGGSKWDIATRVRLPSALVWVTAGLKLSVPQALVAVVVAEILASNRGLGHLVALNSGQFNSAGTFAAVATLLLVGIVIDRLLAVATRRALIWKQEGPAGR; encoded by the coding sequence ATGAGCTTGCTGGAGAAAAGGACACGAGGAATCGGGGTGGCGGGCGCCGACCTCCAGGGCGCTGCTGCCCCGGCCGGGGACGGAGTCGGCCGAGTGCCGGTCGAATCCGCAGCCACGCCGAAGAAACGATCACGATGGACTGTGCCGACGATCCGGCTCGCCCTCGTCATCGGAGTGCTGGCGCTGTGGGAGCTCGCCTCGGGACGCGTCATCGACGAGTTCTTCATCAGCCGGCCCAGCGAGATCGCGCAGGTCTGGCTGCGCTGGGTGGGCGATGGAACCCTGTGGTACAACGCGTCCAGCACATTCCTGTCGGCAGCTATCGGTTTCGCCCTCGGCGGGACGGCGGCCATCGTCGTCGGCTACGTCCTCGGCGGTTCACCGCGACTGGCCGAGATCTTCGAGCCGTTCATCACCTCGATCTACAGCCTGCCCAAACTCGCGTTGGTGCCGTTGTTCGTGATGTGGTTCGGGATCGGGAGACCACTTCAGCTCGCGATCTGCGGATTGGTCGTCTTCTTCCTCATGTTCTACAACACCTACTACGGGATCCGGGATGTCGATCGCGGCCTGATCGACGCGATGCGGGTGATGGGTGGCAGCAAGTGGGACATCGCGACCCGCGTCCGGCTGCCCTCGGCCCTGGTGTGGGTGACCGCGGGGCTGAAACTGTCTGTCCCGCAAGCGCTCGTGGCTGTGGTGGTCGCCGAGATCCTGGCCTCGAACCGGGGCCTGGGTCATCTGGTCGCGCTCAACTCCGGCCAGTTCAACTCCGCCGGCACGTTCGCGGCCGTCGCCACGCTATTGCTCGTCGGCATCGTCATCGACCGGCTGCTGGCCGTCGCCACCCGGCGAGCGCTGATCTGGAAACAGGAAGGACCAGCGGGACGATGA
- a CDS encoding IclR family transcriptional regulator, giving the protein MKGKHHRGVDRTVAILESVARAPTGLTLTELARGLDAPVSSVQQLVYGLVAVGFLDEDDRRFTLGPGAFALTMRTDWRSIAPISHELVEDLSADLGCTIVLGLLVGDNLMYFDEAGTDPAIEYYATTRRRRPILVSAGGKRLLAGLPDFELQHRLRGLSERHPAGEVDQFLAELPGIRKTGLAYGRALEDILAVAAGVPGRRGKLAAALIAVGSPAAMAGRIEDVGAALLDRIREHGGGGGAERFASTLHQPEIGSTPW; this is encoded by the coding sequence GTGAAGGGAAAGCATCATCGGGGCGTCGACCGGACCGTCGCGATCCTGGAGTCCGTCGCCCGTGCCCCCACCGGACTCACGCTCACGGAACTGGCGCGGGGGCTCGATGCTCCGGTCAGTTCGGTACAGCAGCTCGTCTACGGTCTTGTCGCGGTGGGCTTCCTCGACGAGGACGACCGGCGGTTCACCCTCGGCCCCGGCGCATTCGCGTTGACCATGCGAACGGACTGGCGATCGATCGCACCGATCTCACACGAACTGGTGGAGGACCTTTCCGCCGACCTCGGGTGCACGATCGTGTTGGGGCTGCTCGTCGGCGACAACCTCATGTATTTCGATGAGGCGGGCACCGATCCGGCGATCGAGTACTACGCCACGACCCGCAGGCGCCGCCCGATCCTGGTCAGTGCCGGTGGTAAAAGACTGCTGGCGGGCCTGCCGGATTTCGAACTGCAGCATCGGCTGCGCGGCTTGAGCGAGCGGCATCCTGCCGGTGAGGTCGACCAGTTCTTGGCAGAGCTCCCCGGGATTCGGAAAACCGGGTTGGCGTACGGGCGCGCACTCGAGGATATCCTCGCAGTCGCCGCCGGGGTGCCGGGCCGGCGCGGCAAATTGGCCGCGGCGCTGATCGCGGTCGGGTCGCCGGCGGCGATGGCCGGTCGGATCGAAGATGTGGGGGCAGCTCTTCTCGACCGCATTCGTGAACATGGTGGCGGCGGCGGAGCCGAACGATTCGCGAGTACGCTGCACCAGCCCGAGATCGGTTCTACGCCCTGGTAG
- a CDS encoding isochorismatase family protein → MNSATKPWTGVVPEADLASFGREFAEEDRPLRAGTRPAILVIDMTRAFVDSTYSTGWSPTGVPAVHANARLLAVARRAGLPIFYTKAYADPDHRPLPAERGRWKLNAAPEPLAAGTPPGDVIVDEIAPQPGEIVINKGGKPSGFFGTPLASQLVHAGCDTTIVTGMTTSGCVRATVLDAFQYNFHVIVPHECAADRSQISHQVNLFDMHMKYADVVGVDDTIEYIQGL, encoded by the coding sequence ATGAACTCGGCGACCAAACCTTGGACCGGCGTTGTTCCCGAGGCGGATCTGGCCAGTTTCGGTCGGGAGTTCGCCGAGGAGGACCGCCCGCTCCGGGCGGGAACACGCCCGGCGATCCTCGTCATCGACATGACGAGGGCATTCGTCGATTCGACCTACTCGACCGGCTGGAGCCCCACCGGAGTTCCCGCGGTCCATGCCAATGCAAGGCTGCTCGCTGTGGCCCGTCGAGCAGGGCTGCCGATTTTCTACACCAAGGCGTATGCCGATCCGGACCACCGCCCACTTCCCGCGGAACGTGGGCGGTGGAAATTGAACGCAGCTCCCGAGCCCCTGGCCGCGGGAACGCCGCCGGGCGACGTCATCGTCGACGAGATCGCACCGCAGCCGGGTGAGATCGTCATCAACAAGGGCGGCAAGCCGAGTGGGTTCTTCGGAACGCCGCTCGCATCGCAGCTCGTGCACGCGGGTTGCGATACCACCATCGTTACCGGGATGACGACCAGCGGATGTGTTCGCGCGACGGTACTCGACGCATTCCAATACAACTTCCACGTGATCGTTCCCCATGAGTGCGCTGCCGATCGGAGCCAGATATCTCATCAGGTGAACCTCTTCGATATGCATATGAAGTACGCCGATGTGGTGGGAGTCGACGACACGATCGAGTACATACAGGGTCTGTGA
- a CDS encoding NAD(P)-dependent oxidoreductase, with protein MTRDLGFIGVGAMATPMVWRFIERGWKVHLVDPVPARTAEFRDHCQVVIQEDVAALASTTTYTLLSLPTPRALSEVSARLASVRTRSPAIVINTSTTGAAATREAADRLAAAGSAFVDAPVSGGVVGAREGSLTVLVSGADEPVRACEPVFEVIGRQILRIGSEAGQAQVMKVANNVLSLGALAATAEATALARRAGIPMDIAISALDAGSGRNSATSVKFPRHVLSGNFDFGFPAEGALKDVSLFTALAAELGVETPLAQAVVDCWRLAVESGYGAQDCTRIVTMYERMAGLADEDEQ; from the coding sequence ATGACACGAGACCTCGGATTCATCGGAGTGGGCGCCATGGCGACGCCGATGGTGTGGCGATTCATCGAACGTGGATGGAAAGTTCATCTGGTCGATCCTGTCCCGGCGCGAACCGCAGAGTTCCGCGACCATTGCCAGGTCGTGATCCAAGAGGACGTCGCAGCGCTGGCATCGACGACGACCTACACTCTGCTCAGCTTGCCGACCCCTCGCGCGCTGTCGGAGGTCAGCGCACGTCTCGCCTCGGTGCGCACCCGGTCTCCGGCGATCGTGATAAACACCTCCACCACTGGAGCGGCCGCAACGCGCGAGGCCGCGGACCGCCTGGCCGCGGCCGGATCGGCCTTTGTCGACGCACCCGTCAGCGGCGGAGTGGTGGGCGCGCGCGAAGGCTCACTCACTGTCTTGGTATCCGGAGCCGACGAACCGGTGCGCGCCTGCGAACCCGTCTTCGAGGTCATCGGCAGGCAGATCCTCCGGATCGGTTCCGAGGCAGGTCAGGCACAGGTGATGAAAGTGGCCAACAACGTACTGTCGCTCGGCGCGCTCGCGGCTACCGCGGAAGCCACCGCGCTGGCCCGCCGGGCCGGGATTCCGATGGATATCGCGATCAGTGCGCTCGACGCCGGCTCCGGCCGCAATTCCGCCACCTCGGTGAAGTTCCCACGCCACGTTCTGAGCGGGAATTTCGATTTCGGGTTTCCCGCCGAAGGGGCGCTCAAAGATGTATCCCTTTTCACCGCGCTCGCCGCGGAACTGGGTGTCGAGACCCCGCTGGCGCAGGCGGTGGTCGACTGCTGGCGCCTTGCCGTCGAGTCCGGATACGGTGCGCAGGACTGCACTCGTATTGTCACAATGTACGAGCGTATGGCCGGGTTGGCCGATGAGGACGAGCAATGA